From Oryza brachyantha chromosome 9, ObraRS2, whole genome shotgun sequence, a single genomic window includes:
- the LOC102707238 gene encoding uncharacterized protein LOC102707238, translated as MSVEILDGKTIRSFVEDEGAFNSSVDGRFAALDADRDGLLSYAEMANELMSLRVLEKHYGVDEAAMGADELAELYHDMFAQFDRDGNGTVDLDEFRAEMKEVLLAVANGLGFLPVQMVVEEGSFLKVAVDRELAKAA; from the coding sequence ATGAGTGTGGAGATCCTCGACGGCAAGACGATCCGGAGCTTCGTGGAGGACGAGGGCGCCTTCAACTCCTCGGTCGACGGGAGGTTCGCCGCGCTTGACGCCGACCGCGACGGCCTGCTCTCCTACGCGGAGATGGCCAACGAGCTGATGAGCCTCCGTGTTCTCGAGAAGCACTACGGCGTCGACGAGGCTGCCATGGGCGCCGACGAGCTCGCGGAGCTGTACCACGACATGTTCGCGCAGTTCGACCGCGACGGTAATGGCACGGTGGACCTGGATGAGTTCCGGGCCGAGATGAAGGAGGTGTTGCTGGCCGTCGCCAACGGGCTCGGGTTCCTGCCGGTGCAGATGGTCGTCGAGGAAGGCAGCTTTCTGAAAGTGGCCGTCGACAGAGAGCTGGCCAAAGCTGCTTAA